The sequence below is a genomic window from Hemitrygon akajei chromosome 2, sHemAka1.3, whole genome shotgun sequence.
ATACCGGTGGGAGCTTGTGTGTgtatccacccttgcctgggtgacgagtccaccatggaagaacggtctagctaaaggatggaggggtcatatgtgaatggccacaacaacaacaacgcatcgacggatcaagatcgtaaaggaaagttggcaagtcaatagctggtactgttctctctctctctctctccaacaattgcaacacagcaaccaacaactaccgcagcctgcatgaactgtactgaactttatatttccatctgacaattcattatcccctagacaatgatagagcttatttcttacagattattattatacccgcacttttaggtttagtattgatgatgtatattatctgtatatttgcattgatattatttttgtgtatttttactaataaatactgttgaaaatagtatcaccagactccaacggacacttctatcttttcTGGTAAggcacccagttacggggttcgtaacaattacaaattattataaattgcacatttagacggagatgtaacgtaaagatttttactcctgacgtatgcgaaggatgtaagaaataaagtcaattcaattcaatgaatCCAAGGAAcacaggcatcatctatggaaaaaagtacaattcacgtttcgggcccagacccttcggcTGGACCGATtatgcggatgctggaaatctaacgCAACAGgaagaacttagcaagtcaggtagcattttCTACGGAAGGAAAAAACAGTCAATGACTTGGTTGAGAGCATTTACCAGGACTGGAATGAAACGGGGGAGAGACCAAGAAATTATTTGAAGCCAGAAACCACCCTCCGGACGGGTTTCACTGGATATGCGCCCACCGGCGGCCGACAACATGATTGGCTAAGCCGGCTGTCAGTCCGAATGGTTCCGATGGATGTACGGATCGCCCACCGGCGACAGTGATTGGTGAACATGACTGTCAGTCAGGCCTTCTGGGGTCCGGATGGCTCTGATTGGATGTGCTGACCTCCCACCACGCCGAACGGTAGAGGGTGTTGATTGGCGAAGACGGCTGTCAGTCAGTCTGTCGGCCGGCGGCGGGACCATGTCTTCGGGCTCGGCCGCGGCGGTGGAGCGGGATGGTGGCCCCGTCATAGAGTGGTTCTGGCACCGCAAGGTTTCCCAGGGCTTGTACCTGATCCGGGAGCGCTTCTTCGATGCGGGGAAACGGGCCAACATCTGGCTGCTGCGGGGTTCGCAGCGGGACCTGGTGGTGGATGGCGGCCTGGGCCTAAGGGATCTGGCCGGCTACCTGCACGCCCATCGCCTCATCGGCGACAAGCCGGTGATGGCCGTCGCCACCCACGTCCACTTCGACCACTCGGGCGGCCTGCACCACTTTGAGCGGGTGGCCGTACACCGGTTTGAGGCCGGCGCCCTGATGCGGGGCGATAACTACGAGGCGGTGACCTGGCTGTCGGACGCCGACATCTCCAGGGCCCCTCGGCCGGGCTGGAAGGCGAACACGTACCGGGTGAAAGCTGTGCAGCCCGCCCGGGTCCTGGATGAGGGTAAATATTTCGTGGGGGATTAAGCCATCGTATGGCCCAGGGCTTCGTTGTTGCTCGGTGGGTGGAATCAGCTGCTGGctagtgaatttattatcagtgCATATACggcaccatatacaaacctgaatTTCATTTTCTCGTGGGCATTCATAGCATTACaagaaacagaatcaatgaaagaccgcaccctaCAGGGCGAAGAAcaagtatgcaaaagacaacaaactgtgcaaatataaaaagaaggaTAATCAAGAAAGTCtgtaaatgttggaaatccagacttaacacaaaatgctggaggaactgggcaggtcaggcagcatctatgacctGCTGCATAATAATAGAATAACCAAATAAGCAATATTGTGGATGTGACATGAGTCTtaagaatgtgagtccataggttgtgggaatagcttggtgatgggatgagtgaagttagcccctcggtttcaagaccctgatggttggaAGGGTAATAATGATAGGAATCCAGGGCAACGTGTGCTGCGGGAAGAAATTTGTCACCGGATGCCCTCCCACAGGGCCTGGGCCACAGGCCGACTGTTTCATACTCggtaggttgggcagcatctgtgggccATGGCATGGAAGGTCTAAATTGCAATTTTAAAGCTGTGCCGTTTTGATTATAGTTTATAGATTTCTGATACACTCAAGTCTGTGGAATTTTATCTTTTCAAGACCAGGTTTCAGTGTGAGAATATGCATGTTAAAGAAATAGCAACACATACAAGAAACAAGAAATTTTGCAGATTCTGAAAACCAaagcagcgcacacaaaatgctggaggaactcagcaggtcaggcagcacctatggaaatgaatttctggccgagagccttcatcaggactgggggtgggggggggggggggggggagggaaggaggataggtgaagccaggtgtgtgggaaaagtaaagactggagaggaaggaactggataggaaaggagagtggactataggagaaagggaaggtggaagggcacgggggtggggggggggagaggtgatATGCAGATGAAAAGATGTGCGAGGCCAAAGTAGAAAAAGATTGGGTTTATTCTAGACTTTTATACTGGAggtgaaatcaatattcatgccacacacaaaaaatgcgggtcttggcccgaaacatcgactgtacttcttcctatggatgctgcccggcctgctgcgttccaccagcattttgtgtgtgttgcttgaatttccagcatctgcagatttcctcgtgtttcaatattcatgccatcagattttgaggctacccagatgaaatgtaAGGTGgtattcctccaccctgagagtggcctcattgtaaaACAAGcagaagccatggactgacatgtcaaatgggaatcagaattaaaatatttggtcaTTGGGAAGTTCTACTTttagtggatggagtggaggtgccaGATGAGAAGCTTggcggtcctgatgaaggatcttgatgtttctccagcatttttgtgtgttgctctggattttcagcttctgcagaatctcttgtgtttatacagtcaacatttttgaACTTTTCACGTTTAGTTATTCAAGTTAAATGCatactttgcatctgtatttactcgggagacggATACAGAGTTTATAACAGTAAGGCAaaacagcatcaacttcatggactctgtatgAGGAGGTGTTTGTTACCCTGAGGcagatcagggtggataaatccccagggcttgacaaggtgttttctcgAACCCAATGggtggcaagtgcagaaattgctggggcctgcGCACAGATGTAACCCTTAGCTACAGGATAGGTACCAGAGATTTGAAgatagttaatgttgttctgctgtttaaaaaaggctctaaacagaaaccaggaactgagtttgacatcagttgtgggaaagttattggaaagtattctaagggactggatatataagcatttggatagacatgtaCTGAtttaggatagtcagcatggcttagtgcatggtaggtcatctctaaccaatcttacccagatttttttttcaaggaagttatcaagaaagtggatgaaggcaatttagtggatattgtctacatggacttcagcaagacatttgataaggtcccaaatGGGAgcctggtcaagaaggttcagttgcttggcattcaggatgaagtagtaaattggattaaacattggctttgtgggagacgCCAGAGAGTGTTTgtggagggttgcctctctgactggaggcctgtgacttgtgTGCTGCAGggttctttgttgtttgtcatctgtcagtgatctgtatgataatgtgattaactagatcagcaaatttgcagatgacaccaagattgggggtatggtggacaatgaggaaggctgtcatggcttgcagatggatctgcatcagctggaaaaatggtagaCAGAGTGTAATGGAGACAAGTGAGAGGTTTTGCCCTTTGgtgggaccaaccagggtaggtcttaaagCAGTGAActgagagtgtggtagaacaaagtgatctgggaatacaggtgtataatttgttgaaagtggcatcacaggcagatGGGGTCATAacaaaagcttttggcacattgacctttattctatgtattgagtacaggagatagaatgttatgttgaatttgtgtaagacatcggtgaggcctaatctggagtattgtgtgcagttttggtcacctgcctacaggaaaaatgCAAGCAAGGTTAaaacagtgcagagaaaatttacaaggatgttgccggttcttgaggatctgagttgcaAGGagtgattgaataggttaggactgtatactttagaacataaaagattaagaggagatttgatagaggtatgcaaaattatgagggtgtaGATAGGATatatgcaagcagactttttccactgaggttgggtgggactacaaccagaggtcatggcttaatggtgaaaggtgaggttgagggggaacatgaggggaaacttcacttagagggtcgaagggagtggaatgagctgccagtacaagtggccCACgtcagcttgatttcaatgttcaagagaagtttggataggtacatggactagttgactagttgggctgaaggagctgtttctgttctgttcttCTCTATGACTATCACTCAACCATActtgaatatagccaaatgaaagtCACAGGAGAGGAGTTTTATGAATGGACTACATTAAAATATGGAAGTAATATCAGTTATAATCTTCATAAAAAGTATGGATAAATACTGTGCAATGTCAACATAATGTGCATCtgacttaatgtcagcaagaccaaggaaatgattataggcttcaggagagggaaaccagaggtccatgaacaaatgctcatcagaggatcagaagtagagagggtcagcaaccttaatTTTctaggtgttactatttcaggaCATGTGACTGCAAAGcacacctctgcttccttaggagcttGCAAAGATTCTGCATGACATCTGAAGCTTTACAACACTcgtatagatgtgtagtggagagtgtattgactggtggcattatggcttggtatggaaacaccaatgcttttgaatggaaaatcctaaaaaaaaagtagtgtgttctgcccagtacatcaatggtaaagccctcccaaccattgagcactcACACCTTGAGCACAGGTTCAaaaagttactacccctcaacaatcaaactcttgaataaaaggggataacttcactcgcccatcATTAAAATGTGCCTATAACCAATGGACTTGCTTTCATGGGATCTTTGTTTCATGTTTTTGTtacttactgcttatttattattagcattttcatagtttgttgtcttctgcactcttgtTGATttgtcattgatcctgttatttttctacagatttgttgattttgcccacaagaaaatgaatctcagggtgataaatagtgacatatatgcattttggtaataaaattcactttgaactttgatatcagAGGACAATGTTAGTACTGCAG
It includes:
- the mblac2 gene encoding acyl-coenzyme A thioesterase MBLAC2; amino-acid sequence: MSSGSAAAVERDGGPVIEWFWHRKVSQGLYLIRERFFDAGKRANIWLLRGSQRDLVVDGGLGLRDLAGYLHAHRLIGDKPVMAVATHVHFDHSGGLHHFERVAVHRFEAGALMRGDNYEAVTWLSDADISRAPRPGWKANTYRVKAVQPARVLDEGDVINLGNRQLTVLHMPGHSRGSICLHDQENRTLFSGDVVYNGALIDWLPYSNVSDYIQTCKRLMTLVDNDLVEEVLPGHFDSFDGERLYILASSYVSSAGVCHKMLSFAIRGIASVVLRFKNFHRR